In one window of Lampris incognitus isolate fLamInc1 chromosome 3, fLamInc1.hap2, whole genome shotgun sequence DNA:
- the ntf3 gene encoding neurotrophin-3, with the protein MSILLYVMVLAYLYGIQATNMDSSDQGQQQQQQPSPDPLNSLIIQLLQADLTRGRTRNNQGKSREAERHDLLPPPGLPVVSFPSEEQGDVEQKVPTGGGGAIHQPVAMLNSDLLRQHKRYNSPRVLLSNRPPLQPPPLYLMDDFVGGGGPEGGAAGNKTRKKRYAEHKSYRGEYAVCDSESHWVTDKTQAVDIQGRPVTVLGQIKTSATQQVKQYFFETRCRTAKPFKSGCRGIDDKHWNSQCKTSQTYVRALTQDHNAVGWRWIRIDTSCVCALSRKHRRT; encoded by the coding sequence ATGTCCATCCTGTTGTATGTGATGGTCCTCGCGTACCTCTACGGTATCCAGGCAACCAACATGGACAGCAGTGACCAggggcaacagcagcagcagcaaccgaGTCCAGACCCTCTCAATTCTCTCATCATTCAGCTACTTCAGGCAGACTTGACCCGAGGAAGGACCAGGAACAACCAGGGTAAGAGCCGGGAAGCTGAGCGCCATGACTTGCTGCCTCCCCCTGGCCTGCCTGTGGTGAGCTTCCCCTCAGAGGAGCAGGGCGACGTGGAGCAGAAGGTGCCAACCGGTGGCGGAGGTGCAATTCACCAGCCTGTGGCCATGTTGAACTCTGACCTCCTCAGGCAGCACAAACGCTACAACTCCCCACGGGTGCTACTGAGCAACCGCCCTCCTCTCCAACCCCCACCCCTGTACCTCATGGATGACTTTGTGGGTGGCGGTGGGCCCGAGGGGGGCGCGGCTGGGAACAAGACACGAAAGAAGCGTTACGCAGAGCACAAGAGCTACCGTGGAGAGTACGCCGTGTGCGATAGTGAGAGCCACTGGGTGACGGACAAAACGCAAGCCGTAGACATCCAGGGCCGGCCGGTCACTGTCCTGGGCCAGATCAAAACCAGTGCCACGCAGCAAGTTAAACAGTACTTTTTCGAGACGCGCTGTCGAACCGCCAAGCCCTTCAAGAGCGGCTGCCGGGGCATCGATGACAAGCACTGGAACTCGCAGTGCAAGACATCACAGACATACGTGCGCGCACTCACGCAGGACCACAACGCTGTGGGCTGGAGATGGATACGCATCGACACTTCCTGTGTCTGTGCGTTGtccaggaaacacaggaggacGTAA